A window of Dysidea avara chromosome 1, odDysAvar1.4, whole genome shotgun sequence genomic DNA:
CAGAGGTCTGTAAATAGTGCAGATATCTGGATTCAGACTATGGAGGTGCTATGCAAAATTATTGCTTTTTAATTGCATAGTTCCACTTGGAATTTTACTTCAGCCCGAGTAACCATAATACAAAACTGGCTATAGTGAATAAATGAATCGAATTTTGCTGTACATTAAGTTTATCAAGAACCTACCAGTAGTTAAGGCATTAAAAATGTCATGTGTATTGTGCATAGTTACCTTGCCTCTTCTACGGTGACCCTATAGGTATAAACATTGTTGTTGGTAAATCCTATTACCAACAATGTACTTGTAAAAACCAGTATCAGCAATTAATCAATAagttttgtattttgtaattctttgaaatatttgtaattatgttgctaaggAACCACAACTTGAACAAATTATGTATACTGCATAGAACAGTTTATCTATACCATTTTCTTGTGTGAAAAAGCCTTTCAATTGTACTTAATTTTtgttcacatatatatataccctaTATATTTTAAAAGAATTCGTTGTTTCAGGAGGCCAGCTACATTGTATGTTTGGtgaccatacacacacacacacacacacacactttttgggTGCACATGACTGTGTTAAAAACTATAGCGCTTGTGTTTCACGACCTCAAATAAGTCCCTCAATTTAATAAATGATGTGTAGTAGCTTAGTAGcatcactataatattatattgtttgtAGGCTACAACACTGCATTCTGAAGTTCACCAGATAAGAGATTATCAGATGACGATAGGCAAATGTTTGGTGGAGATCGGCGAGTATCAGGTATGTACATCATATGTATGTAGTgcttatataatttttttttattataatgTGATCCAGGATGTTCTACTTAACTTTACACTCTTTAAACTCTTGATTGTTATatatgactgaattttggaaaaccgtcaatCTAtgtacaatagtacttttgtaataaaatgtttttaaaaacaatgggtaaaaaacACAAGCTCTAGAAAACAAATTCAATGCAAGCTTTTTATTGTCTCACTGGGGAATGGATAAATCCTAGGCATCGTCGTGTTCGCCAGTTCATAGGGAGTGCAAATATATGTTACATCTCCATACATGAAAGGCTTTCAAAGTTAAagacgtttgtttacattgcggtgACAAAAGGATTTACCGATGATCAttcttcagtgaatttgccttcttTCTCAAACATGGAAGCATACCTTGGGCAAAACCTATaaatatcaatttatttgctgtctagtgctgtatttcccacactgcttaatttatgaagctgaaacttatcCACTCCATTCCTTTGTCCCTGTAGACAACCAAACACAAATAAaatgaatttgaaaaatgtgcagatatcgatggttttctaaaattacaGTAGGTCACAAATGTGTGTATAGTATACAGAAGGAAAATTAGCACTGAGGTTGATTTATAATTCATGGGAATTTTACAATACGCAAAGATTCAATGATGTGCAAGTATTTCATTTATTATGAAATTAGCTGCACATACCCTGCTTTCACATAATTTGGTTCTTGTGTATCTAGTCATTATTGATTGTCCAGCTGCACTTAATCAGTTCAGCACCATGCACCTTGATGTACTGGTTTAAATTTTGTGGCATGTTATACTTACACTGATGATGTATGTATTTAGAAAGAGCAATTTGGAGTCCTGAATGATCGAATTGATTGTTTAGAGCAACAAGTTAAGGTtttgctggcatcaggggttgcCAGAGCTCTAACAGCTCCTCATGGGTCAGCATTAACTGGGCTAGGTGAGTAGTTTGTTTCTTTTATGTGTATGAAATTGTCATTTTCTCTAGTTCCCTGTGCAACTCCTACATTGTCTCAGTTGGCATCGTCAGCAACCACTACATTGCCTCTATCGACCACCACAACATGTACaccagtaacagcaacacctaCATTGCCTCTATTGACCACCACAACATGTACaccagtaacagcaacacctaCATTGCCTCTATTGACCACCACAACATGTACACCAGTAACAGCAACATCTACATTGCCTCTATTGACCACAACATGTACaccagtaacagcaacacctaCATTAGCTAGTGGGTCGGCAATAAGTGAGTAATTTTTTCTCTGATTATGTGTATGGACATGACCATTAATTTTTCTCTAGTTCCTTGTACAAGTGAAACTCCATCAGACCATCAGCAAGAACATCAGGCAAACACTGCAATGTCTCCAGATGGCACAATGAATGAGGTGGGTTCTGATATTGTTTAACAGCTGATAGTGTAGCGACTAACCAGCAATTTTTAGTGTACTGATTGTACGTGAAAGTCTTAAATGCTAATAGTGCAAGAAACAATGTATTATTCAGGTTTCTATTTGCAGCTCATACCATCGGAAATTCTGGTGCCTTTGATAATGAAGCACAAAACTAGAGCAAGACTGGCAGTTGCTATGACAAACATATTGTTTGACAAGGACACCAGAATAAAATCGAACTGTAGAGGCCGGGATAAACCTGCATTAGACCCAGTTAAGTTGATGTACATAAGAAGAAAATCGTACGAGTGCCACAAATCTACAATCAACAATGAAAAAGATAACTGGGAACTAGACTGCATTAAAGCCATTGACAGTGATGCAAGGGGAATTAAATGCACAGAAAAAAAACAGAAAATGACGTGTGCATCAATCCCCTtgctgtgtgtatatgtattcCTTGCTGTTCACATGTGTCATTGCAATACTGGTAGTTTGATAAAAaaattttgtggatttgcaTGTGGGATATTCAGCAATTGCCAGTTACACTGTTATTTTTCACTGAAACTTTGCAATCATGTTACCACAAATGCACAACTAATATATACTTCACATTAACCTGTTCCCCAGTATGTGTATCGGTGACCATTTTGCAAATATTAGGTTAGCGTTCAGGCTTCCCTTGTAGACCCTCCCAGATTGTTACATGTGTACCCCTGCATCATCTATCCTAGGGGTTGTGCTAGTACAGGTATATGAGAGTAGATTTACTATATTCCAAAGTAGATTTAGTATCATTTCTGTCTGGGATAACATTGAACGTTCTTTGTACAAGACATTTCCATGGTGCCAGATCACAAGTTTACTGAAATAGACAGATACCTATTCAGAAAGTCTAAGGCTCTCAACTTTCAGTCTTGTAAAGTACAACATACTTGGCTTGCTCATCACCAATGGCCAAGGGAAGCTACCACAAAACCTTTTGCAGAAGTTAGTCTTCATAGTTATTTTACTTAAATTTGTAAGTATGATGGATCAACATGCGGATGagcttttaaattaattttgagcATTTCTTAACTCACTGAGATTCCATAACTTCAGATCTTTTTAATTGATCACCTAGTCATGCATCCTTATCATGTGAGTACTAATCGATTCCCACAATCAACATTTCTTAATGTGTACATTATTACTGCTCAGTTGTAGCCTGGGTTAGCCAGCTGCGAAGCATAGTCCGAGTGGTTCCTTGATCTGAAGTGTAAAAGTGTTACATGATAGACAGGCAGGAGCACAGTACTATTGGGTATTCATAGGGTTTATATTATTGCAAGCAGGTTTGAATTTAAATTCTTGTGATTATTTTGTATTGGCGAGTTGTCTTCCAGACTAAACTTACCCTGTGGTAATAGAATTCGTGGTTTCTTCTACAGTGGATTGATGATGTCATTTTGGAGTTGTAGCAGGTTTTCTTTATAATCGGACTATGTGATATGAAATCTACACTATTTTACTTCAATGATACTTAAACTACTATTCAAACATTCACTTTTAGACTGCCTTGTTTATAGTCCTGTTGAGTTTAACCAACCAATGTAGATTTATTTGATATGTAAGCTTCTAGCAAAATTACAATGGTTTTaaaactacacatgtacatgcacgtaCAAAGCCAAAAAGTAAGACTGCCATTATACTGTAAATTGTCTCACTTACCCAATTGACTGGGAAATTTATGGACTGTTCAGGTGCCTACAATTATACACTATAGGTGTCACTTACAACTAGTAACCTGCAGCAATCTATATTTTAACTCAGCTATACTGTATGTGAAGGTGTGCCCCTAATCTCACATTCCAGAGTGTATGCACATAACAGATAACTGCACCCACTATTGATAGAGGCTGCACTGATTTAAACATAGCCATAAGGTGCAGAGTAGAAGCTTTGTTCGTCACTATACTACTGAATTTTGTTGTGATTCTTGGTGCATCCACTAAACGTATAGATTAATGACGCAGTTGCCATAATTTTAATTTGTACATGTTGTTTCGGCCTCAGATCAAACTCCATGCACAATTGAAACTTGTATTCTGTTGCCATGCATGCACTAAAGTATGGGTAAATTAAGAATTGTTGACATTTTTCAGTTAAGTTGCAAGCATACATCTGTTTCAATACTAAGATACTGTAAAACTTGTAGCATTACaatagtttgtacccacatgcccagttcttgcaggcctggtcacatatactaacaCTCTATTTAGAATTTAACTCACAGGAGGAAAAACACAGACAaagctacacacaacacaagaaTTTTTTCCATTTTATGTAATAACAGTAAACTTTGAAGAAACATAAATAAATCATATGAACAAAACAAGGATTAACAGTTATTGCATAAAGAAAGCAGTCTGGTCATGCTCAACCTGAATGAGATCATTTGGAGCCATTCCTAAAGAGTTTCCGAAGTGTATACTCCGACCACGTACAACAGCCAACCAGTAGCTAATCATGATCATACATTTATAATATATTTACCACGTACAGTTGTAAGCGTAACAACAAGAGAGACAGTTCAGTGTTCACATGATAGTGAATCTCTTCGCATagaatattagctagctactgggAGTTTGCGCAGTCCCATACATTAGTCAATTAACCCAGTAAATTCATGAACTGGAAGTGATTTTGTAGACCATTTACTAAGTGATTGTTTccaaaaaattaattatacgcacaaatgtacagtaaccttgtgcaaatatagtaataaattattaaattttaaattgCAAGTGAATGACATAACATGCAAACCATCTACAACATTTATATACACTATACACCACttgaaaatgtatataagaagaCATCAATTACAGTTAGCAGGTGTCACACTTGCATTAGCATCAGTCAAACaataagtactgtataataaaataaaaaacagAAGTGAATCAAACAAATAGATGGCCAGGATAGTACATACCTGAAAGGGCAGTTAACTTAATCAATATCCACTCGGCTCACCACCAACCTCGATAACCTTAGGAATGACCTTTTTAAGGTGGCCTATATATTTACGGCAAACTGCTGGAGTGAGCTTTGACCAGAAACTTTCAATGCCAGACTTTAACTGTTCTAAATTTCTAGGCTTCCACGTATTCCGAAGATATTGCTTCATTGAACCCCAGACTAACTCAATTGGATTTAAGTCTGGGGATTCGGGAGGAGTATACCACCATTTGACTTCATTGTCTTCGAAGAACTTTTCAATTAATTTCGATGAATGTTTGGGGTCATTGTCTTGATATAACCTATGGCTGTCGGCAAATTTCTGCTCTATAAATGGCAAAAGACCAGCTTCCAGAATCCTTTGGAGTCGTTGAGCATTCATTATCCCGTTGAACATAACAATTTTGGTTGCCCCCCTTGCTGAGATCCCACCCCAAATGTGTACCTTGACAGGGTGCTTGGCCCGTTGCTTCAGTGCTCGTGGTTGCTTGATCTTTCTAAAGCAGATCCTACTGTGACTATCAAGCTGCACTGTACACTCGTCCGAAAAAATGCAATTTGCGAAAGTCTCTTTAGTTCTTTGCTGCTCCTTTGCCCAAATAAGACGTTTAGTTTTGTTGAGCTAAAATATTAAATGTACATTTATGGGGTAAACATATTTgtaactgggcctgcgataatagggcatgtgtgcacaaactacaccctgtcacacaatgggtcatatctcagtactggaatagaatatctacattctataacttgcatgGGTAAtatgtgctgaaaatttcatagccatagcataatagtatcaaaagttatgagccatgaaagcttgaaaaattaggctaattttatgtgccccatgccctattttcgcaggcctggtcacattttcaTTGGGATGCCAACCACTATGTGGAGGCAGAGATATAGTGGAGATTTAACCTTACACTATAATCTTACACAGTATGATAGCAGTAAAGAGTTTTCTGTTGTTCTGCCACAATGTCCTCCTGGCAAAGCAAATTTGGCCAGGGTGTTGGTTAAAGTGACTGAACATGTGGAGCCACAGAATACACTAGGAGGGAGCAGGTAAATTCACCTGTATACTGTTGaaaaatgtacatacagtagcacCAGCAGTAGTGTTCATAATGGAAACTGAGCTACAAGTAAAGTCTGAAGGATGCCTTAGGGGGAATACCCAAGAGTGCACTACACATTACTACACAAGGCTCAACATTGCGTTTATGCCAACGTGCGACAAAGAGTAGCAGCTGATGCAGTGATAAAAAGTTCATAGTATCAAGTCAACACCTTTACAGTATGCTTTTAGGTATGAGGGAGTGGTAAAGCAATAAGAGTAttctatgtacatgtatgtttgtAAAAATACTGAAAATTACAAATAGCTTCTAACCATTAATAGTTCACCTAGGGAAATTGGAAACAgtgaaatggaaactggaaatagtcaaattgtcatataaacgtaccctagagtaaaacccttgtttattAGCCACCTCTTAAAGGCCACTTTCTTATAAAGAcaacctctgtacaaagaccacattgcaatcagatctcaaagatggctaggAACCACTTTGTGATCACCtttgataaagaccacctctttacatggtaagcttcaaacatgtatttcatgactcgtatcaatgtcatctctttgtcGACACTTCACTCAAATCATATACCATCATCACTTAGTCCATACCAACATAAATAATACTATGGTACCAgaatgtattatataatattccatgtaagtgaaatgtagctatgtagtacactacaacctactgtatcaatgAAGATCCTagtctttttagctgttttgataaagcggTCTAACATGGGATGCTTGGAACTTAGCTGTTATCAAAATGTGAAACAGTGAAAACCTGGATATCCTCTTATTCAcatactcaagaggagttggaaaatctttgtttcattgcagccatttccttATGTATGTCACGTTGAAGCAATcatacgcgattgatttttttCATTAATTTCATCTTTGCAGCTTCTGTTTATGGTGAACATGATGGTAAAAGTTTCAACTCCATGTAACACTCTGTTTATGAGTTACAATAGTTTTAGCAAGTGCCTGTAATATATTTTCTCGATACTTCTTGTATAAATCAATcgttctgttgttgctactttgtagcaCTATAACTCTAAAAGTTCTTGGCATGTGAAGCTGAAACTtcgccagagcatacacttggccatgtagattataaatattaaaagttaatttgaaatgtgtaattatgtcaggtttttgcatatccggtcacatttatgcaAATTAAAATATCAGTACACACTAAACGCTATATGTGTTTTAACATAGTGCGCCAGCCTGAAATTCTGTAGATGGAAGGCCATTCCAGATACTGTATCAATCAACTGCGTTTGAATCTTAACAGGGTTTGACAAAGTTTAAATGTACAGCTGGGTTCTAGGAGTAAAGACATTCAATGAGTTGGACCTGAAtagaaaataatattattatacccTGACCTCTTGAATACTGCTTACATTTGGGATCAAATATTCAGTATACACAAACACATTTTACTACTTACTTATTTTAGGCCTTTATTTAGGAAATGACTCGAGGGGGTAAAACAACCACAAAGAAGTCAGTGTGAGTGTTTATTACaaatgaagtaggattccaAAGTACagtagcaaaacaagagatgatggtagctatgaggtaAATTtgaaatgatggtagctatttgGCATAGTGCACTgttttttatcactggaactctatttcattttaaaattaaaacttgcactagctagtttgttttgttatactgtagcatatgtagctataaaatacacacGTGACTGTGACTGCtatgttagagtatctcaatctcacaaCTCAGCTACACAGTAGATCAAGCTAGTGAACATAGAAAAATTCCTTGTTTGCCTATGAAGCTAGATCATTATTGTGGTATATTCTGATTGTCTATGGGGGTGTGGTAATTCGTAGCCCATGTACTAGAGTCTGTTTATAAGCATctaaaatagttttgtggcttcTAAATATGCTTGCTCAAGGATACACCCACAACCAACCAAAATCCGTAGCCAGCCTTCAGCCGGCTGCACTCCTCCTGGTTTAAAGATGGAGCAGAAGCCATGAAATGCATGGCCCTTCATCAAACTGCGCCAATGTAACAAATACCCTGCCGTTCTGGTTAAATTCATGTGATTATGTCTAGATACCTGTATCATATAACCCTCCCTGTTATATAAATAGCAATAAAGTACTAGGGAGCCACTACTGCTCCAAGTTTGTCAATAGTACTAACCATTATAATATTTGATACGTCATACTTACTTCACGAAGCAGTTGACAATACTTTGGCCGGGTACAAACCCAGCCCATTTGCCTTCTTACACGTTTTATTGTGGAAGAAGACACAGGTATTTCGGGCCATCGCAATGCGAGCATGTCCTTTAATTTCACTGCTGTAATTTCATCATCTTGGTTGAGCATTTCTTCTATAAAAGTCTTCATTTCATCCGTTATTTTTCTCGGTCTTCTTCTCCGCGGTAAGTCTACTACAGCTTGATGTCGCCGGTATTTTGACAAGTAGTAAATGGCTCGCAGTGTCACTGGTGTAACTCCCTCTTGTTGTACTTGGTCATAAATATTTTTGACCTTCCAGCCTTGCTGATGCAACGCAATGACTCTATTCCTCGCTTCCAGGCTTAACCTCGGCATGGTAACACGTTTTGTCACTATCGTAAATTACAAGGTATGTAGAAAACCGATAGAAACCGGTGTATTTCTAAATAGTGCTCAACATTAAACAACAATACAGTCACAATAAATAAAAGTCCAGATCGAGGTCCAGATGCCAGCTTTAAACTCCATGATTAGAATGAACGAAGACTGAATTAACATTTTCTCCGTAAGGTACAGTATAGATGGTGGTCGAGAATGACTGGATCGGTTTAATCAAG
This region includes:
- the LOC136241831 gene encoding uncharacterized protein, whose product is MPPTIDILKSELGIQLFYTFHSNYSFANVENAVSLLHKKKWAKSYDHIVRKKVQSDVNHSTIEPVAFYDGPNPLEDRYNTDEEGETPRTTVEASSLSGNHEQATTLHSEVHQIRDYQMTIGKCLVEIGEYQKEQFGVLNDRIDCLEQQVKVLLASGVARALTAPHGSALTGLVPCATPTLSQLASSATTTLPLSTTTTCTPVTATPTLPLLTTTTCTPVTATPTLPLLTTTTCTPVTATSTLPLLTTTCTPVTATPTLASGSAIIPCTSETPSDHQQEHQANTAMSPDGTMNELIPSEILVPLIMKHKTRARLAVAMTNILFDKDTRIKSNCRGRDKPALDPVKLMYIRRKSYECHKSTINNEKDNWELDCIKAIDSDARGIKCTEKKQKMTCKRNNKRDSSVFT